From the genome of Bosea sp. Tri-49, one region includes:
- a CDS encoding LCCL domain-containing protein, which yields MKVVQDLVAYFDKRGKLSRRQLKQLLEQNSIASDAPTNMHGLCEKVGAVYYFRITGVLEGQLWGTDIYSGDSTLGAAAVHMGLLKPGKSAVFRVTVVTPPEEFPGTERNGVTSTQYGRYQYAWKLSAI from the coding sequence GTGAAAGTCGTTCAGGATCTCGTCGCCTATTTCGACAAGCGCGGAAAACTCTCGCGCCGGCAGCTCAAGCAGCTGCTCGAGCAGAACTCGATCGCCTCGGATGCGCCGACCAACATGCACGGGCTCTGCGAGAAGGTCGGCGCCGTCTACTATTTCCGCATCACTGGCGTCCTGGAAGGCCAGCTCTGGGGCACCGACATCTACAGCGGCGACTCGACGCTTGGCGCAGCCGCCGTCCATATGGGTCTGCTGAAGCCCGGCAAGAGCGCCGTCTTCAGGGTGACGGTGGTGACGCCGCCGGAGGAGTTCCCCGGTACCGAACGCAATGGTGTCACCAGCACGCAGTACGGACGCTATCAGTACGCCTGGAAGCTGTCGGCGATCTGA
- a CDS encoding vWA domain-containing protein: MSAAPDLPTADRATHARIMRGLRLVTVPFPHLAGLAAAVRVEIDERVPTMGVFASGRLLANAAFTARLSSDDLVFVLAHELLHLALRTHDRARGSATLEFNYAHDYIINDMLRHALGTTKIPAGGLDMQGARERSAEDIVLEMRRTGNYMPSRTQVWEGHVVTVEQVLGAARQAPAGAMGDALDAQRERELFPEDSADQAERARAVRDLAGRGMVLAKAMGALRGRGDSAGGQQQSVRAQRGFFHTPWHVALQAWLDGAAPGERTYTRASRRGNDRSDLVMPGRKRHSWMLNVILDTSASMSDDIPKALGAIADFCDAAGVDEIRVVQCDSVVTSDEVLSPAALADYQISGYGGSDLTPALDALADDPRVSSAIVITDGDITYPSEAVPYAVLWALPKASASFQPSYGRVIVMQAGGAS, from the coding sequence ATGAGCGCGGCGCCCGACCTCCCGACAGCAGACCGCGCCACCCATGCGCGGATCATGCGGGGCTTGCGGCTGGTAACGGTGCCGTTCCCGCATCTGGCGGGGCTCGCGGCTGCCGTGCGCGTCGAGATCGACGAGCGCGTGCCGACCATGGGTGTCTTTGCTTCCGGCCGGTTGCTGGCCAACGCGGCCTTCACGGCCAGGCTCTCCAGCGACGATCTCGTCTTCGTGCTCGCCCATGAGCTACTGCACCTGGCGCTGCGGACCCATGACCGGGCCCGCGGCAGCGCCACGCTCGAGTTCAACTACGCCCACGACTACATCATCAACGACATGCTGCGGCATGCGCTCGGCACCACCAAAATCCCGGCCGGTGGGCTCGATATGCAAGGCGCACGTGAGCGCTCGGCAGAGGACATCGTACTGGAGATGCGCCGCACCGGCAATTACATGCCGTCGCGGACTCAAGTCTGGGAAGGCCATGTCGTGACCGTCGAGCAGGTGCTCGGCGCAGCCCGGCAGGCGCCTGCCGGCGCGATGGGCGATGCGCTTGACGCCCAGCGCGAACGTGAGCTTTTCCCTGAGGACAGCGCTGACCAGGCCGAGCGGGCTCGGGCGGTCCGCGACCTCGCTGGCCGCGGCATGGTGCTGGCGAAGGCCATGGGCGCCCTGCGCGGCAGGGGTGACAGCGCAGGCGGCCAGCAGCAGAGCGTGCGGGCGCAACGCGGCTTCTTCCACACGCCCTGGCATGTCGCGCTCCAGGCCTGGCTTGACGGCGCCGCGCCCGGCGAGCGCACCTACACCCGCGCCTCGCGACGCGGCAACGATCGCAGCGATCTCGTGATGCCCGGTCGCAAGCGCCATTCCTGGATGCTGAACGTCATCCTCGATACCAGCGCCTCGATGAGCGACGACATCCCGAAGGCGCTCGGCGCCATCGCCGATTTCTGCGACGCGGCGGGGGTCGACGAGATCCGCGTCGTCCAGTGCGACAGCGTCGTCACCTCGGACGAGGTGCTCTCGCCGGCCGCGCTCGCCGACTACCAGATCAGCGGCTATGGCGGCAGCGACCTGACGCCGGCGCTTGATGCCCTGGCGGACGACCCGCGCGTCAGCTCGGCGATCGTCATCACCGACGGCGACATCACCTATCCCAGCGAGGCAGTGCCCTATGCAGTGCTCTGGGCGCTGCCGAAAGCTTCAGCCTCGTTCCAGCCGTCCTATGGACGCGTGATTGTCATGCAAGCGGGAGGCGCATCGTGA
- a CDS encoding AAA family ATPase: protein MEATRSAFEEVVSLRQAKQLIQCMAHEQSFLLLSPPGLGKSELVYEAAREAGLPCRSLLGTQIAPEDVSGIPRIVGERSVFCPPRVLLPEKPEPFCLFLDELPACSPDVQKAFYSLLLERRLGEHALPKGTWVVAAGNRLQDRALVRAMSSALVNRVTILQLCVDTADWLAWAQRAGVRSEIRNFIATIPDALMRPVPAEPVPFSTPRAWAMLSRALDMAQKAGFLSNELRRALAFGRLSPEDAVVFCALAEDSIGAVRPLEDYLRKPELLPKGDSARWFILDCIRQFVRDGRAEGIKPAVINRFLRSLSHEHQLLILNDMVEVWGALGADRAMYDLLRKVAA from the coding sequence ATGGAAGCGACGCGATCCGCCTTCGAGGAAGTTGTCTCGTTGCGTCAGGCCAAGCAGCTGATCCAGTGCATGGCGCATGAGCAGAGCTTTCTGCTGCTCTCGCCGCCCGGACTCGGTAAGTCCGAGCTGGTCTATGAAGCCGCGCGCGAGGCGGGCCTGCCCTGCCGTTCCCTGCTCGGCACGCAGATCGCGCCCGAGGATGTCAGCGGCATCCCGCGCATCGTCGGCGAGCGCTCGGTCTTCTGCCCGCCGCGCGTGCTGCTGCCGGAAAAGCCCGAGCCGTTCTGTCTCTTCCTCGACGAGCTGCCGGCCTGCTCGCCCGATGTCCAGAAGGCGTTCTATTCCCTGCTGCTGGAGCGGCGGCTGGGCGAGCATGCCTTGCCGAAAGGTACTTGGGTCGTCGCTGCCGGCAACCGCCTGCAGGATCGCGCTCTGGTGCGGGCGATGAGCTCGGCGCTGGTCAATCGCGTCACCATCTTGCAATTGTGCGTCGACACCGCCGATTGGCTGGCCTGGGCCCAGCGCGCCGGCGTGCGGAGCGAGATCCGCAACTTCATCGCGACGATTCCCGACGCGTTGATGCGGCCGGTGCCGGCAGAGCCCGTGCCGTTCTCGACGCCACGGGCCTGGGCAATGCTGTCGCGGGCGCTCGACATGGCGCAGAAGGCCGGCTTTCTCAGCAACGAACTCCGGCGTGCGCTCGCCTTTGGCCGGCTCTCGCCGGAGGATGCGGTGGTGTTCTGCGCGCTCGCCGAGGATTCGATCGGGGCGGTGCGCCCGCTCGAAGACTATCTGCGCAAGCCGGAGCTGCTGCCGAAGGGCGATTCCGCCCGCTGGTTCATCCTCGACTGCATCCGCCAGTTCGTCAGGGATGGGCGCGCGGAAGGCATCAAGCCGGCGGTGATCAATCGCTTCCTGCGCAGCCTGTCGCATGAGCACCAGCTTCTCATCCTCAACGACATGGTCGAGGTCTGGGGCGCGCTCGGCGCGGACCGGGCGATGTACGACCTCCTGCGCAAGGTCGCGGCATGA